A single window of Spirochaetota bacterium DNA harbors:
- a CDS encoding sulfatase-like hydrolase/transferase: MKKPNVLFILTDDQRFDTIHALGNPHIHTPNLDTLANDGSAFYRHFCTTPICTPARAEILTGCNTFTNKVPWFGMPINPELTLMPKAFRDAGYHTMHCGKWHNDGHPRDKGYDAVHCAFGTKDNLNDYQEHAHYMRFKEPYGEVEDHGDALFADAALYAIDHAPSDMPWFCYLAFHGPHDPHVSPEPFASMYNAADMPLYPNHMPEHPFDNGDMVIRDELIENWPREQDAMRRYRARYYGMISHIDHQIGRVLGLLKARGELENTIIMFTGDQGVANGSHGLLGKENMYDHSIASPFVIRGPGIPVGGRFTAMSHHVDILPTLCDLAEISRPSSASDGFSLVPVLRGEKERVRDAILCEFYSPEEPGEPMRNTQRCVRTERWKLAWYPLIGRYQLFDLANDQYELCDLLTGWRKRRREFVVSGKAGWRKDAWAAYDPRPRYTQTEIERTANEL; the protein is encoded by the coding sequence ATGAAGAAGCCGAACGTACTTTTCATACTCACGGACGATCAGCGCTTCGATACGATACATGCGCTCGGCAACCCCCATATCCATACGCCGAATCTCGATACGCTTGCGAACGACGGCAGCGCGTTCTATCGCCATTTCTGCACGACACCGATATGTACCCCCGCTCGGGCGGAGATACTCACCGGCTGTAATACGTTCACGAATAAGGTGCCGTGGTTCGGTATGCCGATAAACCCCGAGCTCACGCTCATGCCGAAGGCGTTCCGCGATGCCGGATATCACACGATGCATTGCGGCAAATGGCATAATGACGGGCACCCGCGCGACAAGGGGTATGATGCGGTGCACTGTGCGTTCGGCACGAAGGATAATCTCAACGATTATCAGGAGCATGCCCATTACATGCGTTTCAAGGAGCCCTACGGCGAAGTGGAAGACCACGGTGATGCGCTCTTCGCTGATGCGGCGCTCTACGCTATCGACCATGCGCCAAGCGATATGCCATGGTTCTGCTATCTCGCTTTCCACGGCCCGCATGATCCGCATGTGAGCCCGGAGCCCTTTGCATCGATGTATAACGCGGCGGACATGCCGCTCTATCCGAACCATATGCCCGAGCATCCCTTCGACAACGGCGACATGGTCATACGCGACGAACTTATCGAGAACTGGCCGCGTGAGCAGGATGCGATGCGCCGCTACCGCGCACGGTATTACGGGATGATAAGTCATATCGATCATCAGATAGGGCGTGTGCTGGGACTTCTCAAAGCACGGGGCGAACTTGAGAATACCATCATCATGTTCACCGGCGATCAGGGCGTAGCCAACGGCAGTCACGGCCTTCTCGGTAAAGAGAACATGTATGATCACAGCATAGCATCGCCGTTCGTCATAAGGGGGCCGGGCATACCTGTCGGCGGGCGTTTCACCGCCATGTCACATCATGTCGATATTCTTCCGACGCTTTGCGATCTCGCCGAAATATCGCGCCCGTCATCAGCAAGCGATGGCTTTTCTCTCGTGCCTGTGCTTCGCGGCGAGAAAGAACGCGTCCGCGATGCCATTCTCTGCGAATTCTACAGCCCCGAGGAGCCCGGTGAGCCGATGCGCAATACCCAGCGATGCGTGCGCACCGAGAGATGGAAGCTTGCCTGGTATCCGCTCATCGGAAGATATCAGCTTTTCGATCTTGCGAACGATCAGTATGAACTCTGCGATCTGCTTACCGGCTGGCGAAAACGCCGGCGGGAGTTCGTGGTATCTGGCAAGGCAGGGTGGAGAAAGGATGCCTGGGCAGCGTACGATCCGCGTCCGCGATATACGCAGACAGAGATAGAACGGACGGCGAACGAGCTTCA
- a CDS encoding carbohydrate binding domain-containing protein: MRIQVLAAFAVTAMLGANTELLRNGGFESEGFSDKGWANGWNDNCLHWAKLSLTYSDDTETPRSGSHAQKMDCTEFRSGAVQMLNGTNINVVKGQRYRMSFWMKGTDGLSAEVRVFRTKAPYTVYLSKTVQVTDAWREYKHEETANDNDPNAMLVIRFTSKGLLFVDDISMTTVEGTGAEGIVLSPPKTAIPPQLFGMHIHGHWPSTSTEFPDIPFKAIRLWDSRTMWPYLEPTKGNWDFKKLDWYVEAARKHGAEVLLVLGLTPTWASSKPDEPSAYNKGVAKETGWAAPPKNIEDWKNYVRTVATRYKGVIRHYEIWNEVNHETFFSGTQDEIVMLNREAAAVLKEIDPANVMVASSTVGNTGFMRTLLEKGMARNANALGYHFYTWDKPEIMIRGAQEIDEARSALGVKLPVWNTEAGWRIESKEAVAFKKVLGTEKDTLFSYRAAGDFVARCYILTWALGIERYYYYSMDNNAMGLIEKDGTFKDTASAYASAAKWLVGSVMRSCARDKDGVWTVELARGERKAHIVWNADGDSSFALPAEWKASKTAGLYGDEHELTGASIMVGPSPVLIK, translated from the coding sequence ATGCGAATTCAGGTGCTTGCTGCTTTTGCCGTTACCGCCATGCTTGGTGCGAACACGGAGCTTCTACGCAACGGCGGTTTCGAGTCCGAGGGGTTCTCCGATAAAGGCTGGGCGAATGGCTGGAACGACAACTGCCTTCATTGGGCGAAACTCTCGCTCACGTATTCCGACGATACCGAAACGCCGCGCTCGGGCAGCCATGCGCAGAAGATGGATTGCACGGAATTCCGTTCGGGTGCCGTGCAGATGCTCAACGGTACCAATATAAACGTCGTAAAGGGACAACGGTATCGGATGTCATTCTGGATGAAGGGGACCGATGGGCTTTCTGCCGAGGTGCGTGTGTTCAGAACAAAGGCTCCCTATACGGTGTATCTGAGCAAGACCGTACAGGTGACCGACGCATGGCGTGAGTACAAACATGAGGAAACTGCGAACGATAATGATCCGAATGCAATGCTCGTCATACGCTTTACCAGTAAGGGATTGCTTTTCGTCGATGATATCAGCATGACGACGGTCGAGGGCACGGGTGCGGAAGGCATAGTGCTATCGCCGCCGAAGACAGCCATACCGCCGCAATTGTTCGGGATGCACATACACGGTCATTGGCCGTCGACATCGACTGAATTCCCCGATATCCCGTTCAAAGCGATACGCCTCTGGGATTCGCGGACGATGTGGCCGTATCTTGAGCCGACGAAAGGGAATTGGGATTTCAAGAAGCTTGATTGGTATGTGGAAGCGGCAAGAAAGCATGGGGCGGAGGTGCTGCTCGTGCTCGGGCTGACACCGACGTGGGCGTCGTCAAAGCCGGATGAACCGTCGGCGTACAATAAAGGTGTGGCGAAAGAGACCGGATGGGCTGCGCCCCCGAAGAACATCGAGGACTGGAAGAACTACGTCCGCACGGTGGCGACGCGGTATAAGGGCGTGATACGTCATTATGAGATATGGAACGAAGTGAACCATGAAACATTCTTTTCCGGAACTCAGGATGAGATCGTCATGCTCAATCGCGAAGCGGCGGCCGTGCTCAAAGAGATAGACCCCGCGAATGTCATGGTCGCATCATCTACGGTCGGCAATACCGGGTTCATGCGGACACTTCTCGAAAAAGGTATGGCGCGGAATGCGAATGCGCTCGGGTATCATTTCTATACCTGGGATAAACCCGAGATAATGATACGCGGTGCACAGGAGATAGATGAAGCGCGATCGGCGCTTGGGGTGAAACTCCCGGTGTGGAACACCGAAGCGGGGTGGCGCATTGAATCGAAGGAAGCCGTCGCATTCAAGAAGGTGCTCGGCACGGAGAAGGATACGCTCTTCTCATACCGCGCGGCAGGCGATTTCGTAGCGCGCTGCTATATCCTGACATGGGCCCTCGGGATAGAACGGTACTATTATTATTCGATGGATAATAACGCGATGGGACTTATCGAGAAGGACGGAACATTTAAGGATACGGCGTCTGCGTATGCTTCCGCAGCGAAATGGCTTGTCGGTTCGGTGATGAGGTCCTGCGCACGCGACAAGGACGGTGTGTGGACGGTCGAGCTTGCACGCGGCGAGCGAAAAGCGCATATCGTCTGGAATGCGGACGGCGATTCATCGTTCGCACTGCCGGCGGAATGGAAAGCGTCGAAGACGGCGGGGCTCTACGGTGACGAGCATGAGTTGACCGGGGCGTCGATAATGGTCGGGCCGTCCCCCGTTCTCATCAAATAA
- a CDS encoding AraC family transcriptional regulator, with amino-acid sequence MSKKDIKERLLAALAPVPSKAYFAVTHAYDLTVPKDWLIIDRVVDEGHILFVRSGNGRYIAGGKVIALTPGKVILIFPHTPYSAYPDLKHRPSIIPIRFTLLDRTGKNRFPARLPPVVFTPTRRFAYQELFESIHTNFVNARTSEHAAGMAGTLMHILISMITRDAFTSEDAGKAILTAKRYIDRNPAERISIAALAKKAGCSRKRFTRSFLRQFGTSPKAYAMNARMRYARYLIEQTEESIASVARTLHYTDQYVFSKQFKSNFGVPPSACRAHHADQK; translated from the coding sequence ATGTCAAAAAAGGACATCAAAGAACGGCTCCTTGCCGCGCTCGCTCCCGTCCCATCCAAGGCATACTTCGCGGTCACCCACGCCTATGACCTCACGGTCCCGAAGGATTGGCTCATAATCGATCGTGTTGTCGATGAAGGGCATATCCTTTTCGTTCGGAGCGGGAACGGCAGATATATTGCCGGCGGGAAGGTAATAGCCCTCACGCCGGGTAAGGTGATACTGATATTCCCGCATACACCCTACAGCGCGTATCCTGATCTAAAACACCGCCCATCGATAATACCCATTCGCTTCACGCTCCTGGACAGAACCGGCAAGAACAGATTCCCGGCACGGCTGCCGCCCGTCGTATTCACACCGACGCGGCGATTCGCCTATCAGGAGCTTTTTGAGTCGATACACACGAATTTCGTCAATGCGCGCACCTCGGAGCATGCTGCGGGCATGGCCGGCACGCTCATGCACATACTTATATCGATGATAACCCGCGATGCATTCACGTCCGAGGACGCCGGAAAAGCAATTCTCACTGCAAAGCGCTACATCGATAGGAATCCTGCTGAGCGCATATCTATCGCCGCATTGGCGAAGAAAGCTGGATGCTCAAGGAAGCGGTTCACCCGCTCTTTCCTGCGGCAGTTCGGCACCTCACCGAAAGCATATGCCATGAACGCACGCATGCGCTATGCGCGCTATCTCATCGAGCAGACCGAGGAGAGTATCGCTTCGGTAGCCAGAACGCTTCACTACACCGATCAGTACGTTTTCTCAAAGCAGTTCAAATCAAACTTCGGCGTGCCGCCATCCGCCTGCCGCGCGCATCATGCCGATCAAAAATAG
- a CDS encoding LamG-like jellyroll fold domain-containing protein, which yields MIKFVLLGAIVWAAAAYPREGVKPIAWWSFEEGGGSSIRDSIGGMEGVLKGAEFVPGKKGGCLSFNGSTSAEVPSSEKFNLGDACTIELLVKLPGTNGQWQNLASKWGKTRGIGLYVHMRNGTTGFSATFSGAKEAFNQVNGKMSVVDGAWHHLVAAFDGRTKIVRMFVDGVPCGNQEMPSGEIVVNEAPLVFGTGVTGFIDEVKIYDRALTTEEVTAAAEDAGLSSAIKVKGSRRSGPPSDDYQLVWQDEFNGTALDMSKWMFRVEGPRLRGFATNTMVRLDGSGNAVLSVKRDGDKILIAHVASQNKFETVYGYFECSVRYENSHGAHWSAFWLQSPTTGKFIGDPGRSGVEVDIYECWDPEMGITTHNIHWDGYGKDHKFLGSQTRYIPDLMNGYHTVGLEWTPTEWTFFLDGVKSYTTATALSHTNEFIILATEVSDAQVKIIERISDFSYNVYFDYVRVYKRKTK from the coding sequence TGTGCTCAAGGGCGCCGAGTTCGTTCCCGGAAAAAAAGGCGGATGCCTTTCCTTCAATGGATCGACGTCGGCGGAGGTGCCTTCGTCTGAAAAGTTCAATCTCGGAGACGCATGTACCATCGAGTTGCTTGTGAAACTACCGGGTACCAACGGGCAATGGCAAAACCTGGCGTCCAAATGGGGGAAAACTCGAGGCATCGGACTCTACGTCCATATGCGCAACGGCACCACCGGATTCAGCGCAACATTCTCTGGTGCGAAGGAGGCGTTCAACCAGGTGAACGGGAAAATGTCCGTAGTTGACGGAGCATGGCATCACCTTGTCGCGGCATTCGACGGACGGACGAAAATCGTCCGCATGTTCGTCGACGGCGTTCCGTGCGGAAATCAGGAAATGCCTTCGGGCGAAATTGTTGTCAACGAAGCCCCGCTTGTATTCGGTACCGGGGTGACCGGTTTCATCGACGAAGTCAAAATATACGATCGCGCGCTTACCACGGAAGAAGTGACTGCCGCTGCCGAAGACGCGGGGCTTTCATCGGCGATCAAGGTGAAAGGAAGCCGACGAAGCGGGCCGCCATCCGATGATTATCAACTGGTCTGGCAGGACGAGTTCAACGGCACCGCATTGGATATGTCGAAATGGATGTTCCGCGTAGAGGGGCCGCGCCTTCGCGGATTCGCGACAAACACCATGGTCCGGCTTGACGGGAGTGGGAATGCGGTGCTGTCGGTAAAGCGCGACGGCGATAAAATACTCATCGCTCATGTAGCGTCACAGAACAAGTTCGAAACGGTATATGGCTATTTCGAATGCAGCGTGCGATACGAGAATTCACATGGCGCACATTGGTCGGCGTTCTGGCTGCAGTCCCCAACGACGGGAAAGTTCATCGGCGACCCCGGACGTTCCGGAGTGGAAGTGGACATCTACGAATGCTGGGATCCGGAAATGGGCATCACGACGCACAATATACACTGGGACGGTTACGGCAAGGATCACAAATTCCTGGGTTCGCAGACTCGTTACATTCCCGATCTTATGAACGGATACCACACGGTCGGACTCGAATGGACTCCGACGGAGTGGACTTTTTTTCTTGACGGGGTGAAAAGCTATACCACCGCAACGGCGCTATCGCACACGAACGAATTCATCATACTGGCCACGGAAGTCAGCGACGCGCAGGTGAAGATCATCGAGCGGATTTCCGACTTCAGTTATAATGTTTACTTCGATTACGTACGGGTGTACAAGAGGAAAACGAAGTAG